CCCCATCCCACCCAGAACATGACGTTCGAGCGCACGGGCGGACTGCACGACGTGCACAACTTCGTCCTCTCCGATCCGCGCATGCTCCTCTACGACCTGGCCTCCCACCGTCAGCTCGTGCGCGCCTTCCTCGAGGACGAGCCTCCCCCCGAGCCCAAGAAGAAGAAGCGCACCGCGGTGCGCGTCTACGTGTGTGACGCCTCGGGCTCCATGCACGGCGCCCGCGCGCGCTTCCGCGACGCCCTCATCATCGCCGAGCTCAACAACCTACGCGTCAAGGCGCGCCAGGGCCAGCCCTTCGATCCGCTCTACTTCTCCTTCTTCAACGACATCCCCACCGAGCTGTCCCGCGTGGACACGGCCCGCGAGGCCACCCGGCAGATCGAAAAGCTCTTCCGCCACTCTCCCGCCGAGGGCCAGACGGACATCACCCTCGCGCTCATGTCCGCCTTCGACTCGATCCGGGCCGCGCGCGGGCGGGATCCCTACCTCGCGCGCGCCACCGTGGTGCTCATCACCGACGGCGAGGATCGCGTCGATCTGGAGCTCATCCGCCGCACCCGCGCGCCCATGGACTCGTTGGACATCGCGCTGAGCTTCGTGTCGCTCGGCGAGGAGAACCCGGACCTCAAGTTGCTCGTCCAGGAACAGAGCGCCCGCGGTGGCCGCGCCTTCTACCACCACCTGTCCGACCGGGAGATCCAGTGGGCGCGCACCGAGTTCGACAGCCCCTGGCGCACCTTGCTCCCCCGTGACGTGCCCGTCACCCCCGAGGCGCTCGAGGCGCTCGGCCCCCAACTGGCCGCGCTCGAGGCGCTCGCCGCCGGACGCTCCGCCCCCGCCGCGCCCGTGGTGTCCGAGGCCTCGTTCGACGCGCTCTTCCCCGCGCCCGAGGCGCTCGCGCGGCAGCAGGCCCCGGACGTCCTCGAGCCCGAGGTGGACGCACGCGTGGCGGACATCCTCGATGCGCTCGTGGAGGCCTCCGCACTGGCCCCCGCCGAGCGCCGCGCCACCGAGGCGCTCGTGCTCCTGCGTCACCTGCTGGGCGTGTACCAGCTCGCCCCCGCGCGCTACCTGGCCGCGCTCGCCGCCGGAAGTCCAGAGGTGCACGAGCGCCTCGCCCGCGTGCGCCTGCTCTGCCGTCCCTTCGGCTAGGCTGGGCCCGGCCATGTTCTTCGACTGGTTGCGCAAGAAGACCCCCAAGAAGCCCGAGCGGGTGGCGGATCCCCTCGCGGCCTTCGATCAGCTCATCGAGGACCTGGAGCGGCAGGGCGCGGAGGTGCGCAAGTCGGCCGCCACGCTGCTGGCCCTCAAGGGCGAGCTGTCCCGCTCCCAGGAGCGCTATGCCCGGCGGCTGGAGGAACTCGCCCGGCGCAAGGCCGTGGCGGACACCCAGGGGGACACGAAGATCTCCCAGACGCTCGAGCGCGACCGCGTCCAGGCCGAGTCCCTGCTGAACACCACGCGCGAGTCGCTCCTCCGGGCCGAGCAGGATGGGCAGTTGCTGCTGGAGGCCGCCGCGGACCTGGGCAACCGGGTGGCCGAGCTGCGAACCGAACGGGAGAGCGCCTCCGCGCGGCTCGCCGTGGGCGGCCTGGTGTCCAGCGCCCTGCGCGAGCAGGTGGAGCGCTTCGAGAAGGTGCTCGCGGTGGACGCGGCCCGGGATGAGATCGAACGGGCCCACGCGCTCGCGGAGATCTACCGCGAGGAGCGCGAGGAGCCCGGCAAGCAGGGGTGAGCGCCCGGGCCGGCCCTCACCGGATGAAGCGGGAGAGGGCCCGGAGCCAGACGACCACCGCCTCCGCGCCCGCGTCGGGCAGACCGAGGGCGCGCTCGCCGAGGTAGCTGGCGCGTCCCAGACGGGGCTTCATCCGCGCCGTGGCCTCGGCTCCCCGCTCGGCGGCGAGGAGGGCCTCCGCCCAGGCCTCGGCGGGCGTACCTCCCGCCTGGAGCTCCCGGAAGAAGATGTCCGCGGCGGGGCGCAGGGCATCGATCATCGTGCGATCCCCAGGACCGGCGCCGCCCAGTTCGGCCACCGCCTCGACTCCCGCCTGGAAGGCCTCGGCCCAGGCGCGGGCATCGGGCTGGGGATGGTCCGCCAGCCGGCGGGAGGCGCGCAGCAGGGCGGTGGCGTAGAAGGGCCCCGAGCTGCCGCCGATGGCGCGGCGCAGGGCCTCGCTGAGCGCCATCAGGGCCCGAGAGGGGCTCGTCCAGGAGGACGGGGGGAGGGCCCGGATCGCCGCCGCGCCCCGCACGAGGCTGATGCCAAGATCTCCGTCGCCCGCCGCGCCATCGAGCTCGGTCAGGCGTGTCTCGGCGGCGTCGAACGCATCGGCGATCGCGAGCAGCGCCTGGTGGACGGGCTCCATGTCCGCGGGGCGTGACTCGGTGGCATCGGAGGCGTGTGCCACGGGGCGAGCGGGCGCGATCCTGCGCGCGGGGGCGAACCGTCCGGAGCCCGGCCAGGCGGGGGCGGAGGTGGCCGCGTCGAGCCGGTGCAGCCGCTCGTCGTCCACCTTCATCAGGGACAGGGAGCAGCCGGGCATCTCCAGGGCCGTGAGGAACTCGCCGCTCCAGGCCCGCTCCACGGTGATGCCCCGCTCGCGCAGGAAGGCCAGGGCGCGGCGGGCGATGATCGCCAGCTCCTGGGCCGGGGTGCCGCCCAGCCCGTTGATGAGCAGGACCACGCGGTCACCCGCGCCGAGGCGCTGATCATCGACGATGGCGGAGAGCAGGGTGTCCGTCAGGACATTGGCGGGCTGGAGGGGGACGCGGCGGACGCCTTGTTCGCCATGGATGCCGAGCCCCAGCTCCATCTCGTCCTCGCCGAGCGTGAAGCCGGGACGGCCCGCGGCGGGCACGGTGCAGGCGCCGAGGCCCACGCCCATGGTGCCCAGCGCGCTGGCGGCCGCGGCGGCTTCCCGGGCGACCTGCGCGAGCGAGGCGCCGGAAGCGGAGGCGGCGCCGGCCACCTTGTGCACGAGGACGGTGCCCGCGATGCCCCGGCGCCGCGAGGGCTCGACGGTGTCGCGCAGGGAGACGTCGTCGGAGACGATGACGATTTCCGTGGGGATGCCCTCGGAGCGGGCCAGCTCGGCGGCGAGGCCGAAGTTGAGCCGGTCTCCGGTGTAGTTCTTCACCACGAGGAGGGCTCCGGCGGGCCCGGCGACGGCGCGGATGGCGGCGAGGACCGAGTCGGTGCTCGGGGAGGTGAACACATCGCCGGCGACCGCGGCGTGCAGCATGCCGGGCCCCACGTAGCCGGCGTGGGCGGGCTCGTGTCCGCTGCCGCCTCCGGAGAGCACGGCGACCTGGCGCGCGGCGGGGTCGGCGGGAAGGTCGGAGCGCATCACGACGGCTTCACCCTCGAGCAGCGCGAGCCCTGGATGGAGCGAGACGAGACCTTCGAGCATCTCCCCCACGACGGCGCGGGGATCATTGATGAGCTTCTTCATTGTCGTCTCCAGGGCGGAGGAGGGATGGGCCGCGCCACGGCGGACGCGGGCAGTGAAGGTGGACGCGAGGCATGAACCGCGTCAAGCGCGATCGCGCCGCGGGGCGGAGGGCGGGCCATTGAACTGTTCGCGCGGAGCGGGGAGCATCGGGCCATGGCCGGAATCCGCGAGGACTACATCGAGCGAATGATCAAGCAACTCGTCTCCGCGCTGGCGGCCATCGCGAAGGCGGGAAGGGGTCAGAAAACGGACGAGGCGCTCGAACTCGTGCGGCAGACGAGCTTGTCGTTGTTCGGGATGGAGTACCGCATGCTCATCACCTTCGATGCGGCGTCGGTGGCGGAGCTTCTCGGGACTCCCGAGAAGATCCTGGCCCTGGTCAGGCTGTTGAACGCGGAGGCGGACCTGCTCGCGCAGAGTGGGGACGTGGAGGGGGTGGCACATCGCCTGGGTCATGCGCTCGCGTTGTCGCGGCACGCACAGGCCATGAAGGCGACTCCCGAGGGTGAAGTGCTCCTCCAGGCGGTGAGTGACCGACTGGCCGCGCTTTGACGGTACTGAACCCATGGAGCGACGCTTTTTCCGGCTAGGCATTGACGTGTATGTGGCGGGGCGCTGGTACCTGGGAGAGCCTACCCACCTCACCGGGCAGGCGTTGGATGACGTTTGGGAGTTTTGCCATGGTCGGCCCGTTGAGGTTCGCGAGAGATTGCGCGTCCCGATTGACCGCCCCGGGAAGCCACTGGACTTCGACACGGCCGGAGTGGGACAAGCCCCCATCGCCAACGCACGAGTGGCCTCTGTCTTCCGCGAGATGGCCCCCAACGATGTTCAGCTTTTTCCGATCGAGGTACAAGGACGGGAAGAGACTTACTATCTTGTGAATGTGGCGCGGACAGTCCGGTGCATTGACGACAAGGCGAGCGCTGAAGTCCAGTTCTACGGTGCGGAAGATGGGTGGACAGAGCGGAGCGGGGAGTACCGCTCGGTTATTGGCTTGCGTATTGACAAGTCGACGGTTGGAGATGCTCGCGTATTCCGGCCTTGGGGATGGCCCCCGCCAGTCATTGTCGATGAGGAGATCAAAGAAGCCCTGGAGCGAACTGGCATGGTGGGCGGGCAATTCGACGAGGTTTGAGATATCGCCATGTCCTTGTCTCTTGAGCAGTTGATTGCGATCGCGAACAGATACTCCCGGAGATGAGGAGGCTCCCATCGAAGATGGGGCTGGACTAACACTACTGCGTCAGGATTCCGAAGGGTGAACAGGTTGGCTTCGCGCCCCCTGGTCTCGAAGGTGCCGCGACGCGGGTCTGTATGTAGACCGGTCACCCGTTACATTTTCCACTATCTACCCAACCCGA
This portion of the Cystobacter ferrugineus genome encodes:
- a CDS encoding vWA domain-containing protein; protein product: MLGSRLAQLRLQLDALQGRPARGEGMRSWWRGMTAPAEVDLSLPTVTALDRALERVGVHTLADARLLLALGVKKGRVGELAKGLKERAHEALEEFERTLDAVQKMHHAGRTPPGARTTLERGFVRLVRVLRVADLFLSPSAPDSGEEQIFPRPGPSWNAQHAPSRARMAVAEFLAERARATVDDVVQKQRDLDMAHELLLRIGMEHDRERGVALRHEVAQARERVRDMLPTRSLEELVEQVRQSAVREPQLAWRSLRGLYERAVEAEQPQLAAAARAALTRLMPPRESMRALLESVERDELRRWFGEERLPARAGNAEGARPEDSSPDELLADLAFSLRPEQRAAFELAAGCARYFDVEDVLSDEVVEVNTRKVRPVPRLVPHPTQNMTFERTGGLHDVHNFVLSDPRMLLYDLASHRQLVRAFLEDEPPPEPKKKKRTAVRVYVCDASGSMHGARARFRDALIIAELNNLRVKARQGQPFDPLYFSFFNDIPTELSRVDTAREATRQIEKLFRHSPAEGQTDITLALMSAFDSIRAARGRDPYLARATVVLITDGEDRVDLELIRRTRAPMDSLDIALSFVSLGEENPDLKLLVQEQSARGGRAFYHHLSDREIQWARTEFDSPWRTLLPRDVPVTPEALEALGPQLAALEALAAGRSAPAAPVVSEASFDALFPAPEALARQQAPDVLEPEVDARVADILDALVEASALAPAERRATEALVLLRHLLGVYQLAPARYLAALAAGSPEVHERLARVRLLCRPFG
- a CDS encoding dihydroxyacetone kinase family protein — protein: MKKLINDPRAVVGEMLEGLVSLHPGLALLEGEAVVMRSDLPADPAARQVAVLSGGGSGHEPAHAGYVGPGMLHAAVAGDVFTSPSTDSVLAAIRAVAGPAGALLVVKNYTGDRLNFGLAAELARSEGIPTEIVIVSDDVSLRDTVEPSRRRGIAGTVLVHKVAGAASASGASLAQVAREAAAAASALGTMGVGLGACTVPAAGRPGFTLGEDEMELGLGIHGEQGVRRVPLQPANVLTDTLLSAIVDDQRLGAGDRVVLLINGLGGTPAQELAIIARRALAFLRERGITVERAWSGEFLTALEMPGCSLSLMKVDDERLHRLDAATSAPAWPGSGRFAPARRIAPARPVAHASDATESRPADMEPVHQALLAIADAFDAAETRLTELDGAAGDGDLGISLVRGAAAIRALPPSSWTSPSRALMALSEALRRAIGGSSGPFYATALLRASRRLADHPQPDARAWAEAFQAGVEAVAELGGAGPGDRTMIDALRPAADIFFRELQAGGTPAEAWAEALLAAERGAEATARMKPRLGRASYLGERALGLPDAGAEAVVVWLRALSRFIR
- a CDS encoding PspA/IM30 family protein, with translation MFFDWLRKKTPKKPERVADPLAAFDQLIEDLERQGAEVRKSAATLLALKGELSRSQERYARRLEELARRKAVADTQGDTKISQTLERDRVQAESLLNTTRESLLRAEQDGQLLLEAAADLGNRVAELRTERESASARLAVGGLVSSALREQVERFEKVLAVDAARDEIERAHALAEIYREEREEPGKQG
- a CDS encoding imm11 family protein, translating into MTDWPRFDGTEPMERRFFRLGIDVYVAGRWYLGEPTHLTGQALDDVWEFCHGRPVEVRERLRVPIDRPGKPLDFDTAGVGQAPIANARVASVFREMAPNDVQLFPIEVQGREETYYLVNVARTVRCIDDKASAEVQFYGAEDGWTERSGEYRSVIGLRIDKSTVGDARVFRPWGWPPPVIVDEEIKEALERTGMVGGQFDEV